The following proteins come from a genomic window of Ignavibacteriales bacterium:
- the ffh gene encoding signal recognition particle protein, whose amino-acid sequence MLDDLTEKLERALKKITGQGKLTESNISDTLRDIRRVLLDADVNYKVAKKFIDDVKEKALGTEVLNSVTPGQLITKIMYDELTKLLGGSGSELSLNASGITVIMLIGLQGCGKTTFSAKLAKSLKNKKRNVLLVAADVYRPAAIKQLQILGSQIDVSVFTIEDSKEPVKIASESLIYAKENGLNTVIIDTAGRLHVDDDMMNEAAQIKAKVNPTETLFVVDSMTGQDAVNSAKAFHEKVEFDGVVLTKLDGDSRGGCVLSIRAVVDRPVKFVSLGEKLDSIESFYPDRMASRILGKGDVISLVEKAQAQFDEKEADDLEKKFKENKFDFDDFLKQIKMIKKMGSLKSLLGMVPGISSAVKNADVDEKQLIVVESVIQSMTKKERTNPKILNGSRRKRIARGSGNTVQDVNRLIKQFEQMQQMMKMMNKNSGKFSLPKNIRYN is encoded by the coding sequence ATGCTCGATGATTTGACAGAAAAACTTGAGCGGGCGTTAAAAAAAATAACCGGCCAAGGTAAATTAACAGAATCAAATATTTCGGATACTCTTAGAGATATCCGGCGTGTTCTTTTAGATGCGGATGTAAATTACAAAGTCGCTAAAAAATTTATCGATGATGTAAAAGAAAAAGCGCTCGGTACTGAAGTTCTGAATTCAGTTACTCCAGGTCAGCTCATTACAAAAATAATGTATGATGAGTTGACTAAACTTTTAGGCGGTAGCGGTTCAGAACTGAGTTTGAATGCGTCCGGGATTACTGTAATAATGCTTATTGGACTGCAAGGATGCGGCAAGACTACTTTCAGTGCCAAACTTGCAAAGTCATTAAAAAATAAAAAAAGAAATGTTCTTTTAGTTGCTGCAGATGTTTACAGACCTGCTGCTATTAAACAATTGCAAATTCTGGGAAGTCAAATTGACGTTTCGGTTTTTACAATTGAGGATAGCAAGGAACCTGTAAAGATAGCTTCCGAGTCATTGATTTATGCGAAGGAAAATGGTCTTAATACTGTAATCATTGATACTGCCGGCCGTTTACACGTTGATGATGATATGATGAATGAAGCCGCACAAATTAAAGCAAAAGTTAATCCGACTGAAACTTTATTTGTTGTGGATTCTATGACCGGACAGGATGCCGTTAATTCGGCAAAAGCTTTTCACGAGAAAGTTGAATTTGACGGTGTTGTTCTTACAAAACTTGATGGAGATTCACGCGGAGGTTGTGTTCTTTCAATTCGTGCTGTAGTTGACCGCCCGGTTAAGTTTGTTAGTCTGGGCGAGAAACTCGATTCGATTGAATCTTTTTATCCTGATAGAATGGCTTCAAGAATTCTTGGTAAAGGAGATGTAATTTCTCTTGTTGAGAAAGCTCAAGCCCAATTCGACGAAAAAGAAGCGGATGATCTTGAAAAGAAATTCAAAGAGAACAAATTTGATTTTGACGATTTCTTGAAGCAGATAAAAATGATCAAGAAGATGGGTTCACTAAAAAGTCTTCTTGGAATGGTGCCGGGTATAAGTTCGGCAGTTAAGAATGCAGATGTTGATGAAAAACAGCTCATTGTGGTTGAATCAGTAATTCAATCCATGACAAAGAAAGAAAGAACGAATCCAAAAATTTTAAACGGAAGCAGAAGAAAAAGAATTGCGCGGGGAAGCGGAAACACGGTTCAAGATGTGAATAGGTTGATAAAGCAATTCGAACAAATGCAGCAGATGATGAAAATGATGAATAAGAATAGTGGAAAATTTTCATTACCAAAAAACATAAGATATAATTAG
- the atpG gene encoding ATP synthase F1 subunit gamma: MATLRDIKGRIKGVKSTQQITKAMKMVAAARLRRAQENIINAKPYSKKITEMLQNLLNIEKNFSNPLFAEREVKRIALIVVTSDRGLCGGFNMNVIRKAEELAKDELANYNNDGNLALYCIGKKGNDYFTKRPYNVVGSYPGIFSHLKFEFASGLIKELTAKYISGEIDKVLVVYNEFKSVIQQKTTVEQLFPIKPFEAKTSETVQDVNYIYEPDKASIIGVLLPKHLNAQMWTTLLDSYAAELGARMTAMDMATENAKELIRSLNLTYNKVRQASITKEILEIVSGANALKES; this comes from the coding sequence ATGGCAACACTCCGCGACATAAAGGGAAGAATCAAAGGTGTTAAGAGCACCCAGCAGATTACAAAAGCAATGAAAATGGTTGCAGCTGCCAGACTGCGTCGCGCCCAAGAAAATATTATTAATGCAAAGCCATACTCAAAAAAAATTACCGAGATGCTTCAAAATCTTTTGAACATCGAAAAGAATTTTAGTAACCCTCTGTTTGCTGAGAGGGAAGTAAAACGAATTGCTCTTATTGTTGTAACTTCGGACCGTGGCTTATGCGGCGGTTTTAATATGAATGTAATTCGTAAAGCAGAAGAATTAGCTAAAGATGAACTCGCGAATTACAATAATGATGGTAATTTAGCTTTGTATTGTATCGGTAAAAAAGGTAATGATTACTTCACAAAAAGACCCTACAATGTAGTTGGTTCCTACCCAGGAATTTTCTCTCATCTAAAGTTTGAGTTTGCATCCGGATTGATTAAAGAACTCACCGCTAAATATATCTCCGGTGAGATTGACAAAGTTTTGGTTGTGTATAACGAATTTAAATCTGTCATTCAGCAAAAAACAACTGTTGAACAATTGTTCCCAATTAAACCTTTTGAAGCAAAGACCAGCGAAACGGTTCAAGATGTTAATTATATTTATGAACCGGACAAAGCAAGCATTATTGGTGTACTTTTGCCTAAACATCTCAATGCTCAAATGTGGACTACTTTGCTTGATTCTTATGCTGCTGAATTGGGAGCTAGAATGACTGCGATGGATATGGCAACTGAAAATGCGAAAGAGTTGATTCGCTCATTGAATCTAACTTATAACAAAGTTCGCCAGGCATCCATAACCAAAGAAATCTTAGAAATCGTTTCCGGAGCGAATGCCCTTAAAGAGTCCTAA
- the rimM gene encoding ribosome maturation factor RimM (Essential for efficient processing of 16S rRNA) — protein sequence MDELFLIAEIKAVHGSNGFVLIDSFSDFSERFFKLNSVFLELFGSKKEFFVENVIEVGGRIALKFKNFNSGNDVNFLLGKKIFVTEENSVKLSKDTYFVHDLIGSEVYRNSILLGFLVDVMAYPANDVYVINMIDHKKILIPAIKDFIHSFDPVKKRLELVPDCDLLYDDEN from the coding sequence GTGGATGAATTATTTCTTATTGCAGAAATTAAAGCAGTTCATGGTTCAAACGGTTTTGTTTTGATTGATTCATTTTCTGATTTCTCAGAAAGATTTTTTAAGCTGAATTCTGTTTTTTTAGAACTGTTCGGCTCGAAGAAAGAGTTCTTTGTTGAAAATGTTATTGAAGTTGGCGGAAGAATTGCGCTCAAATTCAAAAATTTTAATTCCGGCAATGATGTTAATTTCCTTCTCGGGAAGAAAATTTTTGTTACTGAAGAAAATTCGGTCAAGCTTTCAAAAGACACTTACTTCGTTCATGATCTAATTGGCAGTGAAGTCTATCGGAATTCAATATTGCTCGGGTTTTTAGTTGATGTAATGGCTTACCCGGCTAACGATGTTTATGTAATCAATATGATTGATCATAAAAAAATTTTAATACCGGCAATTAAGGATTTTATTCATTCCTTTGACCCGGTAAAAAAGAGATTAGAATTAGTGCCTGATTGTGATTTGCTCTACGATGATGAGAATTGA
- a CDS encoding hydroxyacid dehydrogenase has product MKVLIADKFPENHIQTLRDAGFEISYEPKAGENDIPNLVKDAEFIVVRSTNVNAAAINAGSNLKIVIRAGSGYNNIDVAAATAKGVSVSNTPGKNSIAVAELAMGLIISLDRKIPDNVKDFSNGVWNKAKYSKAEGLFGKTLGIIGVGNIGKEIAKRAQAFGMKVIGYDVFKTEGIGVEYIDDVEKLISMADVITLHVPANPQTKGMFNEKSFGLMKKGAMLINTSRADVIDEDALIKAVKEKGIVAGVDVFKGEPEGKDGAVASKLQNIEGIYVTHHIGASTEQAQDAVAEETIKIILDYKSTGKVLHCINKK; this is encoded by the coding sequence ATGAAAGTATTAATCGCAGACAAATTTCCGGAAAATCATATTCAGACTTTGAGAGATGCCGGATTTGAAATTAGTTATGAGCCTAAAGCCGGAGAGAATGATATTCCAAATTTAGTTAAAGACGCTGAATTTATTGTTGTGCGTTCGACCAACGTCAATGCGGCTGCTATTAATGCCGGCAGCAATTTGAAAATTGTTATACGTGCCGGATCGGGCTACAACAATATTGATGTCGCTGCGGCGACCGCAAAAGGAGTTTCAGTTTCGAATACTCCAGGCAAAAATTCAATTGCGGTGGCAGAACTTGCAATGGGTCTAATCATTTCACTCGACAGAAAAATTCCGGATAACGTAAAAGATTTTAGCAATGGCGTCTGGAATAAAGCAAAATATTCTAAAGCCGAAGGACTTTTCGGAAAGACATTGGGAATTATCGGTGTTGGAAATATCGGTAAAGAGATTGCAAAACGTGCGCAGGCATTCGGAATGAAAGTTATCGGCTACGATGTTTTCAAAACCGAAGGAATTGGTGTTGAATATATTGATGATGTAGAAAAATTAATTTCAATGGCGGATGTTATTACACTCCACGTTCCGGCAAATCCGCAAACCAAAGGAATGTTCAACGAAAAATCATTTGGATTAATGAAGAAAGGTGCGATGTTGATCAACACTTCCCGCGCCGACGTAATTGACGAAGACGCTCTGATCAAAGCTGTAAAAGAAAAAGGAATTGTAGCCGGAGTTGATGTATTCAAGGGCGAACCGGAAGGAAAAGATGGAGCTGTTGCTTCTAAACTGCAGAACATAGAAGGTATTTACGTCACACATCATATTGGCGCCTCTACAGAGCAAGCACAGGATGCTGTTGCTGAAGAAACTATTAAAATCATTTTGGATTATAAAAGCACTGGGAAAGTTTTGCATTGTATAAATAAGAAGTAA
- the tnpA gene encoding IS200/IS605 family transposase, with protein sequence MSHVKIWIHAVWGTKNHERILTKEVKQQLFSHIQKNAKKKQIYIDSINGDLDHVHCLLALNADMTIAKAIQLVKGEAAYWTNKNSLLKPKLEWADEYYAVSVSESMLNKVRDYIQNQEEHHKKSTFKSEYEEFIAKFGFTHHG encoded by the coding sequence ATGTCACATGTTAAAATATGGATTCATGCGGTATGGGGTACAAAGAACCATGAGCGCATTTTGACAAAGGAAGTAAAACAACAACTTTTTTCGCATATACAAAAGAACGCAAAAAAGAAACAGATTTATATCGATTCCATTAACGGAGATCTAGATCACGTACACTGCTTGTTAGCATTAAATGCAGATATGACAATCGCAAAGGCAATCCAACTAGTAAAAGGAGAAGCTGCGTATTGGACAAATAAAAACTCGCTACTAAAACCAAAGTTAGAATGGGCGGATGAATACTATGCGGTTTCTGTTAGTGAATCAATGCTTAATAAAGTAAGGGATTACATCCAAAATCAAGAAGAACATCATAAAAAATCTACATTCAAAAGTGAGTATGAAGAATTTATAGCAAAATTCGGATTTACTCATCATGGCTAA
- the rplS gene encoding 50S ribosomal protein L19, translated as MDKLNELTKEQLRTDFPAFKTGDHIRVHVRVIEGDKERIQPFEGDVISIRGAGLNKTFTVRKIASGVGVERIFSYNSPKLAKVEMVREGKVRRAKLFYLRELSGKAARIKDKNQK; from the coding sequence ATGGACAAATTAAATGAACTAACAAAAGAGCAACTGCGCACAGACTTTCCGGCATTTAAAACCGGTGATCATATTCGTGTGCACGTTAGAGTTATTGAGGGCGATAAAGAAAGAATCCAGCCGTTTGAAGGCGATGTTATAAGCATCAGAGGCGCGGGATTGAATAAAACTTTCACAGTTCGCAAAATTGCAAGCGGTGTTGGTGTTGAAAGAATCTTCTCTTATAACTCACCTAAACTAGCAAAAGTTGAAATGGTACGCGAAGGTAAAGTTAGAAGAGCAAAACTTTTCTACTTGAGAGAACTTTCAGGTAAAGCCGCACGTATCAAAGATAAAAACCAGAAATAA
- a CDS encoding KH domain-containing protein, whose protein sequence is MKEFIEFIAKHLVDSPDSVVLEEATPDEKTVELSLKVGADDVGKVIGKQGKTAQAMRTLLTAIAAKDGKRAILKILD, encoded by the coding sequence ATGAAGGAATTTATTGAATTTATCGCGAAACACCTTGTGGACTCTCCGGACAGTGTTGTTCTGGAAGAAGCTACTCCCGACGAAAAAACTGTTGAACTTTCTCTTAAAGTCGGTGCGGATGATGTGGGCAAAGTTATCGGCAAACAAGGTAAAACTGCTCAAGCAATGAGAACCTTGCTTACGGCAATTGCGGCAAAAGACGGTAAACGTGCTATCTTAAAAATACTGGATTAA
- the trmD gene encoding tRNA (guanosine(37)-N1)-methyltransferase TrmD: MMRIDVISAVPDSLTSPLNTSIIKRAQERNKVEIVLHNLRDYAFDKHKQIDDKPFGGGPGMLLKPEPFFECIEKLLCERKYDHIIFPTPGGKIYDQKMANDFSLVENLMIIAGHYKGVDDRVRQKFATDEISIGHYVLTGGEIVALAIIDSVVRLIPGVLNDSESALNDSLMDGEFIEAPYYTRPAEYKEMTVPEVLLSGHEKKIKEWKEAQSKVLTEKWKKINSME; the protein is encoded by the coding sequence ATGATGAGAATTGATGTTATCTCTGCGGTTCCAGACTCTCTTACTAGTCCGCTTAACACAAGCATAATAAAGAGGGCCCAAGAACGAAATAAAGTTGAAATTGTTTTGCATAATCTGCGTGATTATGCTTTCGATAAACATAAACAGATTGATGATAAGCCGTTTGGCGGCGGACCCGGAATGCTTCTTAAGCCGGAACCGTTCTTTGAATGTATTGAAAAACTTCTTTGCGAACGAAAATACGATCATATAATTTTTCCTACTCCGGGAGGAAAAATTTACGATCAAAAGATGGCAAATGATTTTTCGCTCGTTGAGAATTTGATGATTATAGCCGGGCATTACAAAGGTGTTGATGATAGAGTTCGTCAGAAATTTGCGACTGACGAAATTTCAATCGGACATTATGTTTTAACCGGCGGAGAAATTGTTGCTCTTGCAATAATTGATTCTGTTGTACGGCTTATACCGGGAGTGTTGAACGATAGCGAATCGGCCTTAAACGATTCTTTGATGGACGGCGAGTTTATTGAAGCACCTTATTACACACGTCCCGCTGAATATAAAGAAATGACTGTACCGGAAGTTTTGTTATCCGGTCATGAAAAGAAAATAAAAGAGTGGAAAGAAGCTCAATCAAAAGTTTTAACTGAAAAATGGAAAAAAATAAATAGCATGGAGTAA